Within Paeniglutamicibacter psychrophenolicus, the genomic segment GAGACCGCCCTGCGCAATGCTCCTACGCTGATGCTATCAACGTGATTTGCATCACCCGAGTTACTAGGAGACGCCTTGACGACTACCTCTCTACCCGCCGCCACCGAGACCATCTGGAATCCCGGGCAAGCCGAGCTCGAGCGCAGTCGCATTCTTAAATTCGTCTCCTGGGCCGGGTGCTCAACGCTATCGGAACTTGCCGCGAAGGCCGCCGCTGATCCCGAATGGTACTGGGGACGGGTATCCGACTGGCTAGGTCTGGAATGGCAGTCGGAACCCGAATCCGTAGTCGACCAGCTGACGGAACCTCATCTCACACGCTGGTTTCCAGGCGGCCATTTCAATTTGACCGAGAACGCCGTGAACCGATGGATTCGCGCGGGTCGAGGCGAAGAAATCGCATTGACATGGGAATCAGAAAACGGTGCCATAGGTGCCTGGAGCTTCAACGATCTGGATAACGAAATTAACCGCGTCTCTCGTGGACTGCTGGAATTGGGTATTGAATTCGGGGACACCGTGGGAATCCAGCTCCCCATGGTTCGCCAAGCAGCCGTGGCCCAATTGGCATGCGCCAAGATTGGTGCTATTGCCGTCCCTGTGTTTTCCGGATATGGCTCGACTGCGGTCGCTGATCGGCTCGGCATTTCCGGCGCAGTGGCGCATATTGTCTCCAACGGCTTCGAGCGGCGTGGAAAGATCGTAGAAACTCGGGCTGAAACCGAAAAGGCGCTCAGCCTCGCCGGTACTGTCAAGCACGCGATCGTCGTATCGCTGGTGCCAGGGTGCGCGGAACCGGCATTGGGGGGCGAGGTATCTTGGGACGACCTGGGAGCTAGCAGTCAGGGGCTCCCGGTCAAGGCTGCGCACTGTCCGGCCGATCATCCGCTGCTCATCGCCTTCACTTCGGGCACCACTGGGGCTCCCAAAGGTGTCGTACTCAGCCATTCCGGCTTCGCCATTAAAGCCGCCAGCGATGCGGCGTTCAGCTTTGACATCGGACCGGGCGACACGGCAATGTGGATCACCGACCCGGGGTGGATCATGAGTCCCATCACTGTTCTCGGTGGGCTCATTGCCGGAAGTTGCGTTGCGCTTTTCAGCGGCTCGCCTGACTATCCGGAACACACCCGGCTTTGGGATGTCGTGCGGCGGCACGGGGTCACGATGCTCGGGGTATCCCCGACGCTGGTCCGGACTCTCATGAGCCAGGACGACGGATCCGTTATCAACTACGGGCAACTGCGTGTCATCGCCTCCAGCGGAGAAGCCTGGACTCCCGACGCCTACGAATGGATTTTCGGACGGGTCACCAATTGTTCCCTTCCCATCATCAACTACAGCGGAGGAACCGAGGTTTCCGGGGCCATCCTCTCCAACCTCACCGCCCTGCCCATCCACCCTTGCGGATTTGCCGGCCCCCTGCCGGGAATGGGGGCCACGGTCATCGACACGGATGGGACCAGCATTGAATCCGGATTCGGGGAACTTGCCCTGGGCAGACCTTCGCCTGGCATGCCCGTGACATTCTGGGGTGCGCCAGAACGGTACTTCAATACGTATTGGAACCGCTGGCCGGGCATTTGGTACCACGGCGACTGGGTCGAAGTCGGACACGACAACGTCTGGTACATTCGGGGCCGCAGCGACGACACTCTCAAGATTGCGGGGAAGCGGCTGGGTCCCGCCGAAGTGGAATCGGTGGTCAACGGCTTCGATTTCGTACTCGAATCAGCGGCCATCAGCATCCCCGACGCCGTGAAGGGCGAGGCTTTGGTCATATTCGCCCGCGTCGCCCCGGCCGTAATGTGCGATGCCGAAAGCATGGCAGCAGCCATCGAAACGGCGGTTACCAGGGCCCTGGGGAAACCCCTTAAACCAAAACACGTCCATGTCGTTGAAGCGTTGCCTCGAACGCGAAGCGGCAAGATCCTGCGCAGGGTGATCCGGTCCGTATACCTCGGGAATTCTCCCGGTGACGTTTCTTCCATGGAAGATCCCTCTGCCCTTACCGCGATCGGAGAAGCCCGATGAAGAACCACTTCAGCGCCGAAATCATCGGTGTGGCAGAGCTACCGCCACGGCGAACGACTCCTGGGGAAACGACCCTGGAAATGATCGCCAACGTTGCACGCCTGGCCATGAAGGACGCAGGCCTAATTCCACGGGACATCGATGGGCTGGTTGTCGGACCTCAAGTCGGCGAGACCCCCCAGCATGTTCCTGCCACCGTGGCTGAATATCTCGGCTTGCAGCCCCGATACGCGGACATTGTAGATCTGGGTGGAGCCACCGGGGCCGGCATGGTGTGGCGTGCGGCCGCTGCCATCCAATCGGGGATGTGCGAGACAGTACTGTGCGTTCTGGCCAACACCCGCGATCCTGCAGTCACGCCGCGTTCACCGAATCGCAATCCCATCCGTGAGTTCGACGTTCCTTATGGAGGCAGTGGCGCCAATCAGGCGTACGCCATGATTGCGCAGCAGCACATGGCGCGCTTTGGAACCACTCCCGAACAGCTGGCCTGCGTCCCGGTTAAGCAACGTGCCAACGCCATGCTGAACAAGGCCGCAGTATTCCATGGACAACCGATCACCACCACAGATGTCCTGACCTCGCCGATAGTGATGTCGCCCCTTCGTCTTTTGGAAGTCGTCATGCCTTGCGGTGGTGGGGCAGCCGTGATTCTCACTTCGGCACGGCGGGCCAAGGATGCCCCGCACCCGTCGGTCGGGCTGATGGGAGCCGGTGAACGGGTTACACACCGGGCGCTTAGCCAGGCACCGGAATTAACAACTTCACCAATTGCCTCGGCCGTCGCCGACGCCTACGCAATGGCAGGCGTCGGCGCCTCGGACATAGATTTCCTTTCCATTTACGATTGCTACTCGATTGTTGTGGCGATGACCGTGGAGGACGCGGGGTTCTGTGCCAAGGGAGAGGGCGGGGCGTGGTTGGAGGAACACGATTTTTCCATTGCAAGTCGGCTGCCAATCAACCCCCACGGAGGCCAGCTGGCCACCGGACAGGCCGACCTGGCCGGCGGGATGGGACACATCGTAGAAGCTGTCCACCAGCTTCGGGGGACCGCCGGGGAACGCCAGATTCACTCCCCTAAAAGGGCTCTGGTGACCGGTAACGGGGCAACCATGAGCGAAGAAGTTGCACTCGTTTTGATTGGAGCGGAACAATGACCACCCCCACGACCACCACCTCGATCGCCAAGCCGGGATTTGTCTCCACGCGATTGACAACACCGTATTGGCGGGCGGCCGAAGCCGGAAAGCTGTTGCTGCAGGAATGCCTGGAATGCGGCCATCTGCAGCACTATCCCCGAAACCTTTGCACCAAATGCTGGTCCCAGGACCTCCAATGGAAGGAAGCTGCAGGAGATGCCAGCATCTGGTCCTTTACCGTCGTGGGCATTCCCGGTCATCCAGCCTGGGGAGATGAAATCCCATACATCTTGGCGCTCGTGGAGCTGGTCGAAGGCCCACGGCTCATGACCAACATCGTCGGTTGTGCCCCTGAATCGGTGCATTGCGGACAGCGCGTGCAGCTCAGACCACACCGCGGAGCACGCGACAACCAAACCCTCCTTCAATTCACCCCATTCACCAGAGACAATTGAGGATCCACCATGTCATCCAATCTGATTGAGACACCAGAGCAGGCACTCACCCGTCGTCGCGCACGTGTTGCGAGCTTTGTGGGCACCACCATCGAGTGGTACGACTTCTATCTATATGGAACCGCAGCCGCTTTGATCTTTGGGCAGCTGTTCTTTCCCAACTTCTCAGGCTTGACGGCGACGATGCTGGCACTGTTGACGTTCTCGGCTGGCTTCATTGCGCGTCCGCTGGGCGGCGTGATTATGGGGCACTTCGGCGACAAGATTGGGCGAAAGGCCATGTTGATCCTTTCGCTTGTCATGATGGGCGGGGCGACCGCCCTGATCGGCATGTTGCCTACCTATGGCAGCATCGGCATTTGGGCGCCCATCCTTCTGTTGGTCCTGCGCACCGTCCAAGGTTTCGGTGTTGGCGGAGAATGGGGCGGTGCGGTCCTCGTTGCCGTTGAAAACGCCCCGGCGGATAAGCGCGGATTGTTCGGTGCATGGCCGCAGGCAGGTGTCCCGGTCGGCTTGCTCTTGGCAAACGGCGTCTTCATGAGCTGTCAGATGCTGCTTACCCCGGAACAGTTCATGGCCTGGGGCTGGCGCATTGGCTTCCTGGGGTCGGTCTTGCTTATCGTCGTCGGATTGTTCATCCGACTCAAGATGGAAGAGACCCCGGCCTTTGCGAAGGCCAAAAGCCAAGGCGAGGTTGCCAAGTTCCCTGTCCTTGAGGTCTTGCGCTATCAATGGAGGGCTGTCGCGATTGCCGTGGGCATCAAGGTCTCGCAGAATGCAATCTTCTACATCATCACCGTTTTC encodes:
- a CDS encoding AMP-binding protein, whose translation is MTTTSLPAATETIWNPGQAELERSRILKFVSWAGCSTLSELAAKAAADPEWYWGRVSDWLGLEWQSEPESVVDQLTEPHLTRWFPGGHFNLTENAVNRWIRAGRGEEIALTWESENGAIGAWSFNDLDNEINRVSRGLLELGIEFGDTVGIQLPMVRQAAVAQLACAKIGAIAVPVFSGYGSTAVADRLGISGAVAHIVSNGFERRGKIVETRAETEKALSLAGTVKHAIVVSLVPGCAEPALGGEVSWDDLGASSQGLPVKAAHCPADHPLLIAFTSGTTGAPKGVVLSHSGFAIKAASDAAFSFDIGPGDTAMWITDPGWIMSPITVLGGLIAGSCVALFSGSPDYPEHTRLWDVVRRHGVTMLGVSPTLVRTLMSQDDGSVINYGQLRVIASSGEAWTPDAYEWIFGRVTNCSLPIINYSGGTEVSGAILSNLTALPIHPCGFAGPLPGMGATVIDTDGTSIESGFGELALGRPSPGMPVTFWGAPERYFNTYWNRWPGIWYHGDWVEVGHDNVWYIRGRSDDTLKIAGKRLGPAEVESVVNGFDFVLESAAISIPDAVKGEALVIFARVAPAVMCDAESMAAAIETAVTRALGKPLKPKHVHVVEALPRTRSGKILRRVIRSVYLGNSPGDVSSMEDPSALTAIGEAR
- a CDS encoding thiolase family protein, with product MKNHFSAEIIGVAELPPRRTTPGETTLEMIANVARLAMKDAGLIPRDIDGLVVGPQVGETPQHVPATVAEYLGLQPRYADIVDLGGATGAGMVWRAAAAIQSGMCETVLCVLANTRDPAVTPRSPNRNPIREFDVPYGGSGANQAYAMIAQQHMARFGTTPEQLACVPVKQRANAMLNKAAVFHGQPITTTDVLTSPIVMSPLRLLEVVMPCGGGAAVILTSARRAKDAPHPSVGLMGAGERVTHRALSQAPELTTSPIASAVADAYAMAGVGASDIDFLSIYDCYSIVVAMTVEDAGFCAKGEGGAWLEEHDFSIASRLPINPHGGQLATGQADLAGGMGHIVEAVHQLRGTAGERQIHSPKRALVTGNGATMSEEVALVLIGAEQ
- a CDS encoding Zn-ribbon domain-containing OB-fold protein, with the translated sequence MTTPTTTTSIAKPGFVSTRLTTPYWRAAEAGKLLLQECLECGHLQHYPRNLCTKCWSQDLQWKEAAGDASIWSFTVVGIPGHPAWGDEIPYILALVELVEGPRLMTNIVGCAPESVHCGQRVQLRPHRGARDNQTLLQFTPFTRDN
- a CDS encoding MFS transporter gives rise to the protein MSSNLIETPEQALTRRRARVASFVGTTIEWYDFYLYGTAAALIFGQLFFPNFSGLTATMLALLTFSAGFIARPLGGVIMGHFGDKIGRKAMLILSLVMMGGATALIGMLPTYGSIGIWAPILLLVLRTVQGFGVGGEWGGAVLVAVENAPADKRGLFGAWPQAGVPVGLLLANGVFMSCQMLLTPEQFMAWGWRIGFLGSVLLIVVGLFIRLKMEETPAFAKAKSQGEVAKFPVLEVLRYQWRAVAIAVGIKVSQNAIFYIITVFALTYVSKALGLPSSVALIGVMIACVLSSFNLLFTGWLSDQYGRRRVYLLGAVLSGLFAFPFFMMMNTRHSVMIWLAIVIALLLHDLMYGPQAAFMAEMFDTNVRYTGASLGYQIASMIAGSVSPVLAVYLLSISDNKPWAVALYMVGISVITIVATWIAKETHRGNRVKGRVHSTFDVELDRENDNSANSPVGN